The Xyrauchen texanus isolate HMW12.3.18 chromosome 28, RBS_HiC_50CHRs, whole genome shotgun sequence genome has a segment encoding these proteins:
- the cep170bb gene encoding LOW QUALITY PROTEIN: centrosomal protein of 170 kDa protein B (The sequence of the model RefSeq protein was modified relative to this genomic sequence to represent the inferred CDS: inserted 1 base in 1 codon): protein MSVTSWFLVSSSGTRHRLPREMIFVGREDCELMLQSRSVDKQHAVINYNPATDEHLVKDLGSLNGTFVNDLRIPDQTYITLKLSDIVRFGYDSHVYVLEKSQHKXPEEALKHEKYTSQLQMGLKTTEGKQQNLQDESSKLERSERKSLTEAPLPRPTPLYGQPSWWGEEDSGNKGIHNEMRRPGDGHSEVTKEGPTVEDEFSGSVQEIHDSQAKSSYLYHREPSYFEIPTKEVQTDPKSPVTDLSDIPTKDTDVHLTSTPPVAQSHASFTIEFDDCMPGKIKIKDHVTKFSSRQRSKQQPPCKPLAATPTDVLSAECKVADWLTHSDVSMMCRRPPCEDEYSTKSDLAMQIRTLKGHHHEDGTQSDSEDPVMNEKHSKSHHSMQSQSSVQSHQSTQSKISKQSESVVSQQSVSMQKSHYPQSVSPPKHPQVDNEETEALPVQEASSPPHTEVKPIYPELHAQQAFIIEFFDDNPRKKRSQSFTHNSANADSYSALKAKLERRKGGAHSERPASVHGHIPPTQQTTVPLKGSGPGGPQRSSSLKREKTEDSGNSASLLGTSSRSTPAITIKPFGSVGKKSKQAQEFAAEFLIDTGKTSPPPMSAPPVMMSPSHTHLPSSAEPFGPSSISYPSSPSQLPALSQSLFPASSPVPVPSHTSERAPVSSASAICLAGSSVPQSSPLGVSGVDSKGTRVARTEEEDSLSDAGTYTIETESQDKEVEEARSMIDQVFGVLDAPEYSGQTLGVYRPVIDDDKEEQVFFSHNHHGAVYVISTSAQGHGGDQVSPVQAHADMAGPKWVSRWASLADTYSDPGSTQGSIGTTPQGGFADRDGRVTLIVSQSLDISESECIQGSRTRRLLPQVPPGEKLENTTPSIFIRHETSMDHEPPEKGSRAPQQEDCTQRLRVQDDVDPDSLSDTSRSDDSSILDRSGRSQGKRGTTAHSPSENVNHSRVREMPPPTPKPTSFYIGSEDGSCKSDTSKSPILSQPEREYSPKIPPTTVLIRHLSGHEPRRPVKPNSSAPNLQTQDRDVVPTKDTSTSFVRQDSFTKDRSNDSIQVKKLPHISSHPALRSLDADEAVRGTSPFPKEAERSLVSPEDKLSGSSQQSKKGSSPAQEDSLSGESDVDTASTVSMVSSKNAAISAPKKRTTASDKRKEKSSSSLPAQDKGRQPTARERLSEKRRNHATAENNSKSEVSRRLHLRRSAGNRGSLDLSENQHGQQVWNETASSDHESSSRPNGRKKLTAPLQKEDPNKVNKGGHQVLTRSNSLSAPRPTRASMLRRARLGETSDNEGAETDRGSQSSDHTKTPAEGKKLSRLDVLAMPRKRTRSFTVPSDNESTSNKHGISNRSADTSSSARKGASGEVRHPTSKGTQSTGKHSSTRNRSNQVNHSSTTGSHRRQKNSDYSSTSEEEFETSTNSKHKRSHSSASTQTLQKSVQMRLKCSSLETEEDDAQNEHFQNWSTHSAEIARLSQDLAKDLAILAREIHDVAGDGDSQTSSGMGTTTSPGSMPNTPASTISTREEGPYASLQRFLSPQLVQHIPEASLNYQKVPPGSTSPIDQDSNMNDHDSSRRRPWNREEVILDNLMLNPVSQLSQAIRENTEQLAEKMKVMFQNKTEVWEEIEAKVNAENEVPILKTSNKEISSILQELRRVQKQLEVINTIVEPGGTLKMPSMATSPRGKTKSVPKEYTSPTNANASTKRGPRGPEGGRYVV from the exons ATGAGTGTGACATCATGGTTCCTGGTCAGCAGCTCTGGTACTCGTCACCGTCTGCCACGGGAAATGATCTTTGTCGGACGAGAGGACTGTGAGCTCATGCTGCAG TCTCGTAGTGTGGATAAACAGCATGCTGTCATCAACTACAACCCTGCCACAGATGAGCACCTGGTCAAGGACCTGGGGAGCTTGAATGGA ACCTTTGTGAATGACTTGAGAATTCCAGACCAAACATACATCACTCTCAAGCTGTCGGACATTGTTCGTTTTGGATATG ATTCCCATGTATATGTTCTGGAGAAGAGTCAACATA GTCCGGAAGAGGCACTTAAG CATGAAAAATACACCAGTCAGCTGCAGATGGGCCTTAAAACCACAGAGGGGAAGCAACAAAATCTGCAGGACGAGAGTTCCAAATTAGAACGGTCTGAACGCAAGAGTCTCACAG AGGCCCCTTTGCCCAGACCCACACCATTGTATGGTCAGCCATCATGGTGGGGAGAGGAGGACTCTGGGAACAAGGGAATACACAATGAAATGCGTAGGCCAGGTGACGGTCATTCAG AAGTCACTAAGGAGGGCCCGACAGTTGAGGATGAATTCAGCGGTTCTGTTCAGGAGATCCATGACAGCCAGGCCAAGTCATCCTACCTGTACCACCGGGAGCCAAGCTACTTTGAAATCCCAACAAAAGAGGTCCAGACGGACCCCAAGTCCCCAGTGACAGACCTAAGCGACATTCCAACCAAAGACACCGATGTTCATTTGACCTCCACACCTCCTGTTGCCCAGAGTCATGCTTCTTTTACCATTGAGTTTGATGACTGCATGCCAGGCAAGATTAAAATCAAGGATCATGTGACTAAGTTTTCCTCTCGTCAACGAAGCAAGCAGCAGCCGCCCTGTAAACCTCTGGCAGCCACACCAACAGATGTGCTTTCAGCTGAATGCAAGGTAGCAGACTGGCTTACGCACAGTGATGTTAGCATGATGTGCAGGCGGCCACCTTGTGAGGATGAGTACAGCACAAAGAGTGACCTGGCAATGCAAATTAGAACACTCAAAG GACACCATCATGAAGATGGAACCCAGAGTGATTCTGAAGACCCAGTAATGAATGAAAAACACAGCAAGTCTCATCATTCCATGCAATCCCAATCATCAGTACAGTCACACCAATCAACTCAATCAAAGATATCAAAACAGTCAGAATCAGTTGTTTCCCAGCAGTCCGTCTCAATGCAGAAATCTCATTATCCTCAGTCAGTCTCACCACCAAAACACCCTCAAGTAGATAATGAGGAAACTGAGGCTCTACCTGTCCAAGAAGCTTCCTCTCCACCCCATACAGAGGTTAAGCCCATTTACCCTGAGCTTCATGCCCAACAGGCCTTCATAATTGAGTTTTTTGATGATAATCCCCGAAAGAAGCGCTCACAGTCCTTTACCCACAACTCTGCCAATGCTGACTCATACTCAGCATTGAAGGCAAAACTAGAAAGACGCAAAGGTGGAGCTCACAGTGAAAGGCCTGCCTCTGTTCATGGACATATTCCTCCAACGCAGCAGACCACTGTTCCACTAAAAGGTTCAGGCCCTGGAGGTCCACAGCGGTCAAGCTCCCTGAAGAGAGAGAAGACAGAAGATAGTGGAAACAGCGCATCTTTATTGGGAACCTCATCTCGCTCCACACCAGCCATCACCATCAAGCCTTTTGGTAGTGTGGGCAAAAAGTCCAAACAAGCTCAAGAATTTGCTGCAGAGTTCCTGATAGACACAGGAAAGACATCCCCACCTCCCATGTCTGCGCCACCTGTGATGATGTCCCCATCACACACTCATTTACCTTCTTCAGCAGAGCCATTTGGGCCTTCTTCTATATCCTATCCATCTTCTCCATCCCAGCTGCCTGCATTGTCCCAGTCTCTTTTCCCAGCATCCTCCCCTGTCCCTGTCCCTTCACATACCTCTGAGAGGGCTCCAGTTTCTAGTGCCTCTGCAATCTGTCTCGCTGGGTCATCTGTGCCCCAGTCTTCTCCATTAGGAGTAAGTGGTGTAGACTCTAAGGGCACAAGGGTGGCACGAACCGAGGAGGAGGATAGTTTGAGTGATGCTGGTACCTACACTATTGAGACTGAGTCACAAGATAAGGAAGTGGAAGAGGCTAGAAGTATGATTGACCAG GTGTTTGGTGTGTTAGATGCACCAGAGTACAGTGGTCAGACCCTTGGAGTTTATAGACCTGTCATCGATGATGATAAAGAGGAACAAGTATTCTTTAGTCATAACCATCATGGGGCAGTTTATGTAATATCGACATCAGCTCAGGGACATGGTGGGGACCAAGTCAGTCCAGTGCAG GCACATGCTGACATGGCAGGCCCTAAATGGGTTTCACGCTGGGCCAGCTTAGCGGACACTTACAGTGACCCTGGGTCAACGCAAGGATCCATTGGCACCACACCTCAAGGGGGATTTGCAGACAGAG ATGGCAGAGTGACATTAATAGTTAGTCAAAGCTTGGATATCTCAGAATCTGAGTGCATTCAAGGGTCCAGGACTAGACGACTACTTCCCCAGGTCCCACCTGGAGAGAAACTGGAGAATACAACCCCCAGTATCTTTATCCGCCACGAGACAAGCATGGATCATGAGCCACCAGAGAAAGGTTCCAGAGCACCACAGCAGGAGGACTGCACTCAAAGGCTACGTGTCCAAGACGATGTAGACCCAGACAGTCTGAGTGACACCAGTCGTTCAGATGACAGCTCTATCCTTGATAGGAGTGGAAGGAGCCAAGGAAAAAGAGGAACCACAGCACACTCACCATCTGAAAATGTCAACCATTCCAGAGTCAGAGAGATGCCACCACCCACTCCCAAACCCACTTCATTTTATATTGGGTCTGAGGATGGTTCATGCAAGTCAGATACATCCAAAAGCCCCATTCTGTCACAGCCAGAGAGAGAATACTCTCCCAAGATACCTCCAACCACTGTCTTGATACGACACTTGAGTGGCCATGAGCCTAGGCGACCAGTGAAGCCCAACTCGTCAGCCCCAAATCTTCAGACCCAGGACAGGGATGTGGTGCCCACCAAAGATACCTCCACCTCATTTGTTCGACAGGACAGTTTTACCAAAGATAGGTCAAATGATAGCATCCAAGTAAAGAAATTGCCACATATCTCCAGTCATCCTGCTTTGAGAAGCTTGGATGCAGATGAAGCTGTTCGAGGTACATCTCCCTTTCCTAAAGAAGCTGAAAGATCTTTGGTGTCACCAGAGGACAAGTTATCCGGATCAAGTCAACAGTCAAAAAAGGGGAGCTCTCCAGCACAAGAGGACTCTCTGTCTGGTGAATCTGACGTTGACACTGCTAGTACTGTTAGTATGGTCAGCAGTAAAAATGCCGCTATTAGTGCACCTAAGAAGCGCACTACTGCAAGTGACAAACGTAAGGagaaatcatcttccagtctaccTGCACAAGATAAAGGACGACAACCTACAGCCCGTGAGCGACTATCAGAAAAACGCAGAAATCATGCCACTGCAGAAAATAACAGTAAATCTGAAGTATCCCGTCGCCTCCATCTCCGTCGCAGTGCTGGTAACCGTGGTTCTTTAGATCTTTCAGAGAATCAGCATGGTcaacaggtttggaatgaaacCGCTTCTTCTGACCATGAGTCAAGTTCACGGCCGAACGGCCGCAAGAAACTCACAGCACCCTTGCAGAAGGAGGACCCCAATAAGGTGAACAAAGGAGGCCATCAGGTGCTGACCCGATCCAATAGCCTTTCAGCCCCAAGACCAACCCGTGCCTCCATGCTCCGGCGAGCCCGGTTAGGTGAGACCTCTGACAATGAAGGTGCAGAGACAGACCGTGGATCTCAGAGCTCTGACCACACGAAGACTCCTGCTGAAGGAAAGAAACTCTCAAGGTTGGATGTTCTTGCCATGCCTCGGAAACGCACTAGGTCCTTCACCGTTCCAAGTGACAATGAGTCCACCTCAAACAAGCATGGAATTTCAAACCGTTCTGCAGACACGAGTAGCAGTGCAAGGAAAGGGGCTTCAGGTGAGGTGAGGCACCCTACTAGCAAAGGAACCCAATCAACAGGGAAACACTCCTCAACTCGTAACCGTTCTAACCAGGTTAATCACAGTAGTACAACTG GTTCCCACCGTAGGCAAAAGAATTCAGACTATTCCTCTACCTCAGAGGAGGAATTTGAGACCAGCACCAACTCTAAACACAAACGCTCCCACTCCTCAGCCTCAACTCAGACACTACAGAAGTCTGTTCAAATGCGACTAAAATGCAGCTCTTTGGAAACAGAAGAGGATGATGCTCAGAATGAACACTTCCAGAACTGGTCTACTCATAGTGCAGAGATTGCCAG GCTGAGTCAAGACCTGGCTAAAGATCTTGCCATTCTTGCACGTGAAATCCATGATGTAGCAGGGGATGGTGACTCACAGACATCCTCAGGAATGGGAACTACCACTTCCCCTGGTTCCATGCCTAATACCCCTGCATCCACTATTTCAACCAGAGAGGAG GGACCATATGCATCATTACAGAGGTTCCTGTCACCTCAG CTGGTACAGCATATACCCGAGGCAAGTCTGAACTATCAAAAGGTTCCTCCAGGCTCCACTAGTCCAATAGACCAGGACTCAAATATGAACGACCATGACAGTTCCAGACGGCGTCCCTGGAACCGTGAAGAG GTCATTCTGGACAATTTAATGTTGAAC